A genomic segment from Nicotiana tabacum cultivar K326 chromosome 7, ASM71507v2, whole genome shotgun sequence encodes:
- the LOC107759502 gene encoding protein TILLER ANGLE CONTROL 1-like, with translation MKIFSWVHRKYNQKDGLLDRNVKKNEVIISNEIIGDTQLLLQDASMAHMLDGWKGGILTIGTFGFGPLKDQCDQLDIEVEDEECEITVSDDEKDEQLIINPLMYANGHEQSHHEALKANKSEEEGRKKHQIKKERITLADLFSADFDKENIPGANNINLGDKLQPDLFMTKNKASNFQVKNGLSFAKKLIPQVREDSYHPILKLQQLMTRVLKRKVHPDMESKNHKASRVIAAATMLESISLLKIQETIA, from the exons ATGAAG ATCTTCAGTTGGGTGCACCGCAAATATAATCAGAAAG ATGGATTGCTTGATCGGAATGTGAAGAAAAATGAGGTGATAATCAGCAATGAGATTATTGGCGACACACAACTTCTTCTTCAAGATGCGTCAATGGCGCATATGTTGGACGGATGGAAAGGAGGAATCCTCACAATTGGCACGTTCGGATTCGGTCCACTAAAAGATCAATGTGACCAGCTAGACATTGAAGTTGAAGATGAAGAATGTGAAATAACAGTTAGTGATGATGAGAAAGATGAACAACTTATTATAAACCCATTGATGTATGCAAATGGACATGAACAAAGTCATCATGAGGCACTAAAGGCAAACAAATCGGAGGAAGAGGGAAGAAAGAAGCATCAAATTAAGAAGGAAAGGATCACACTGGCAGATTTATTCTCAGCTGATTTTGATAAGGAGAATATTCCTGGCGCAAATAATATTAATCTAGGTGACAAGCTTCAGCCAGATTTATTCATGACTAAGAATAAAGCTTCGAATTTCCAAGTGAAGAATGGACTTTCTTTCGCTAAGAAGCTTATCCCTCAAGTCCGGGAGGATTCTTATCATCCCATCCTGAAACTACAACAA TTGATGACAAGGGTGTTGAAAAGGAAGGTTCATCCAGATATGGAAAGCAAGAATCATAAAGCCAGTCGAGTGATAGCAGCTGCTACTATGCTGGAATCTATTTCCCTTCTGAAAATTCAAG AAACTATTGCCTGA